In a genomic window of Melanotaenia boesemani isolate fMelBoe1 chromosome 1, fMelBoe1.pri, whole genome shotgun sequence:
- the immp1l gene encoding mitochondrial inner membrane protease subunit 1 has protein sequence MFRRVLGKTLGFVGYTIQYGCIAHCAFEYIGEFVVCSGPSMEPTIVNHDVVFSERMSRHLCKIQKGDIVIAKSPFDPNVIICKRVIGLEGDKVCTSSPSDLFKTHTFVPQGHVWLEGDNLRNSSDSRSYGPVPYALIRGRVCLKLWPPHSFGTLSESPTKRIINSPSDSH, from the exons ATGTTTCGTCGTGTGCTGGGGAAGACCTTGGGCTTTGTGGGTTACACAATCCAGTATGGCTGCATTGCACATTGTGCCTTCGAATACATTGGAGAGTTTGTAGTG TGTTCTGGTCCATCCATGGAGCCCACGATTGTAAACCATGATGTAGTGTTCTCTGAACGCATGAGTCGACATCTTTGTAAAATACAAAA GGGAGACATTGTAATTGCAAAAAGCCCATTTGACCCAAATGTGATCATTTGTAAAAGAGTGATTGGACTGGAAGGTGACAAAGTCTGCACAAGTTCCCCATCAGATTTGTTTAAGACCCACACATTC GTTCCACAAGGCCATGTATGGCTGGAAGGAGATAACCTTAGGAATTCCAGTGACTCAAGGAGCTATGGCCCAGTTCCCTATGCCCTCATACGAGGGCGTGTTTGCTTAAAG CTCTGGCCCCCGCATAGTTTTGGCACCCTGAGTGAAAGCCCAACCAAACGGATCATTAATAGTCCAAGTGACTCACATTGA